TTGAAACGAAGGATCCTGCCAGGCAGTTTTCCCAGCGGAGGTGCCACGTGAAGAATCCGCGACTCTTGCCGTTGTCGATCGCCACGGACACTTCGGGGCTATTGGCCCAGATGCGCAGGCGGTCATGGGCCAGTTGTTCGCTGCTGCCCTCCGCCGTGGAGATGGCAGCCGTCTCCGCGAAGACCTGTGTGGGAGACAGCCCGAACGCCAGGGCCACAAGCAGCAGGGTCGTGACGCGGACCATGGACTTGGCCGGCGGGCGCACGGGGGACCTGGACCTCTCCGGTGATGGGGGCCGAACGGCTGAGTTCGGGGCGGACGTGGCGTGACAAGTGACGCGCAAGGGAAGGGCTTTCCTCTCCTGGAAGGCCCCCATTCTATCACCACTCCGATGAGTCAGCCGGTGATCTGATCCATGGCCCTGCCCGATCAGGGGGCCAATGCTTTCTGTGCGTTGATGCGCCCCCAACCGAAGCGTTCGTCAAACCCTTTGGCACCGAGGTCGTCTGCGGAGCGTTCGATGCGTACCTTCACCTGAGGCGCCGTCAACTGGGGATAGGCGGAGCGGACCAGCGCGGCGAGCCCCGCGACGAATGGGGCAGCCATGCTGGTGCCGTCCATGAGGTCCTGGTTGCGCGACTTGCCCTCGTTTCGGTTCACGCTCACCGTTTGGGTTGGCAATGTCGACAGGATGGCGACCCCCGGTGCCGCGACGGAGATCCAGGAGCCGTAATTGGAGAAATCGGCCAGGCGGTCCGCATCGTCCGTCGCCCCGACGGCCATCACGCCCGGGTATCCGGCTGGGTATTCCTGGGCATTTTCTCCCTCATTGCCCATGGCGGCCACCACCAGCACGTCCTTGCTTTGGGCGTATCGCACGGCCTCCATGAGCGCTCGTGACCCCCCCGTGCCGCCCAGGCTCATGTTGACCACCTTGGCTCCGTGGTTGACCGCCCAGATGAGGCCCGCCACGATATCCCCGGTGTCACCCTTCCCCTCGTGATTCAGCACCTTGACCGGCATGATCCGGCAAGCAGGCGCCACGCCGTAGACGCCCCTGCCATCCATCCGGTTGGCGGCTATCACGCCGGCCACGTGGGTGCCGTGGCCGTGGTCGTCCTGCGGGCCCGTGCTTCCGCCAATCAGGCTCGTGCCAGGAACAATGGTCCCAGCCAGGTCGGGGTGCATGGCGTCTACCCCGGTGTCGATCACGGCGACGGTGACCGCTGGGTGGCCCGAGTGTGCGTTCCAGACGGCTGGCAGGCTAATCTTACCCAGCCCCCACAAATCGCCGAAAGGGCTCAGGGCTGAGGCGCCCACGGCGCTGAGGCTCCGTCGGATGCTGGCAGCCCTGCGGGTTGCGGGACGATTCGGCAGGCTGTAGAGATAATCTGGCTCAACGAAGTCGACGGCTGGATGACCTTGGAGCTTGCCGATGGCCGCCTCCGCTGTCAGCTGCGAGGGCAGGGCCAGCACGCCCAGGGCAAGGGTCCCGATTTCGCGCTGAGAGGTCAGCGAAAAGCGCTGGTGCAAGGAGCGAATGGCACTGCTGCTGGCTGACGCTTTGTAGCGAATCACCAACCGGTTGGCGTAGCGCGGGGCCGAGGCCGCGCTGGTCGAGATGGTACGGATTGGCGCACTTGCGGCATGCGGCGAGGTGGCGATGGGGTGGTTGCCGCAACCCGACAGCAGCCAGGAGGAGCCCAGCGAGATGCAAATGGCGCGGCGCAAGGACAACCTCCTTTCCAGGGACTTGGGGGCAGACCGACCTGGTCAGGCCACCACTGACTCAAGCTGGTTATAGGGAGCTCCGCTTCAAAGTTGAGGTAAGGTTGGTTTAAACCCTGGTGTTGAACTTCGATGGTAGTGAAAACACTTATGGAGAGTTAAATCGAAATTAAGCCAGGTCGGGAAGGCCTGTCCGTGGCCTATAAAGGGAAGAGGAACTTGGAGCACCGCACCGCGGTTCAAGTTGCTGGCCGAGGCGTTCGGCCTTCTCCCGCGCACTGGAGCATCGGTTCATGCGTGTCAGGATGAAGATCGCACACAAGTTGGGGGGCACCTTTGCCGCGTTGACCCTTGTCATCGTGGCCTTGGTGACGGTGATCGTGTCCGTGGTGGTGGCCAACAAGCTCAAGGCCGAAGCGTTCAAGCGCCTGAACAACGACCTGGACGTCACCCTCCACACGTTCGCTTACTTTTCAAACGATGCCTTGAAGACCGCCAGCATGCTGGCTGAGAATCCAACCCTGGTCACCGACCTCTCGCAGCGCGAGTCCGCGCGGGTGGCGCTGGTGTCTCATCATTTGCATGGCCTCGCCCAGGACTCCATCGTCAGCGTTTACGACCGGGAGGGGCGCGTGCTCTATGACGGCGGAGACGTCGCCACGCTGCATAACCCCCGGCGGCATCCGGCCGCGCTGGGGCTGGCGCTGGCAGGTGAACCCTCCAAAGGGGTCTGCGTGCTACCGACCGGGGCGCTGGCCATCGAGGCCACGGTTCCTGTCGTGCGCGGTCAGACGATCGTTGGCGCTGTCCGGGTCGGAACCAAACTGGACAACCGCTTCGTCGACCAGCTGAAGGGCATCACTGGGATCGAAGTCGGTATCGCAGAGGGCGTGGAGGTCGGCATCGCCGAAGGGAACTCCCTCAAGGCGCGCTGGCTGGCGCAGACCATCGAACTATCGCCGGGACAGCGAGTCCAGGGCGAGGTTCCCACCGACCTGGTTCGTGAGGCACGCCAGCAGGCTGAACCCGTCAGGCGCACCGTCGTGATCGGGGGTAAGGAATTTTTGGCCGCGATGGCGCCGCTCTATGGTCCCCTGGGCGACTTCGTCGGGACTCTGTTCGTGGCTGAGCCCAGCACGCCCTTGCTGCAGGCAGTCCAGGACACGGTCGGAATGATCGTGGCAACCGCCCTGAGTCTTGGCCTGCTGGGGGCCTTGGCGGTCAAGTCTCTGGCGAAGGCCATCACGGAACCGATCCGGCAGCTCGCGCAGCAGAGTCATGACATCGCCAAAGGCCACCTGGACCGGCGGGTCGAGATCAGCAGCGGGGATGAACTGGAGCAACTTTCTCACAGCTTCAACAAGATGTGTGATGCCTTGGTCGAGATGCAGTTCCGCGACCAGAACGCCAATCCGCTGACCAAATTGCCCGGCAATCTCATGATCGAGTCGGAGGTCAACCGGCGTATCGGGGCCGGGGAAGGCCTGGCCGTGCTGTACCTTGACCTGGATCATTTCAAGGCTTTCAACGATAAATATGGATTCGAGCAGGGCGACCGCGTGCTGCGCTTGACGGCAGACATCCTCAAGAGCATTTGTGGCGAGAACGCCCCTCACAATGCGACCTTCACCGGACACATCGGCGGCGACGACTTCATTGTGGTGTGTCGCCTCGAGCGGGCCGAGGAACTTTGCCAGCTGGTGTGCTCGGAGTTCGATCGCCGCATCAAGGAGCTGTATCCGACCGAGGATCGCGACCGTGGTTACATCGTGAGCGTGGACCGGCAAGGCAAACGTCAGCAATTTCCGCTGTGCTCCGTCTCGATCGCCTGGGTGGACAACGAGGCCCGCGCGATCGCCGACTTCCTGGAGCTCTCAAGCCTGGCGGCTGACGTGAAGAAGTATGCCAAGAGCCTCGCTGGCAGTTCCTACGCGCGCGATCGCCGTGGGGACCGCGACGCCGCCTTCTTGAAGGACTGGTAACGCCGTCAGAGGGCGAGCCTCGGGCGGGTCAGGCCTGGTCCCGTGCGTGCAGGTGCGCGGGGGGATGGGTCGCTTCCACGGCGCTGAAGTTTTCCAGAATCCGATAGCGATGCAGGGCCCCGCGCGGCACCACCCAGGAATCGCCTGGCGAAAGGTGCAGGTGCTGGCCCTCCACCTCGAGTTCGGCCTCTCCCGCCAGCACATAGCCGACCGTCTCGTAGTCACGTCGGCTGTATGGCTTCTCGAAGCCTGCTTGCTCCTGTTCCCACAGTCGCATCGCGATCCCGACTCCTGAAGCCAGATATTTCTGACCGTGTTCGCCGCGAGGCGAATAGGCGGCACAGACTTTGGTCACGCTGGTGTCTGCCATGGGGCGTCTCCTTCTCCCGACACCTCTCATCGTGGGGAACGGCACGACGTGACACAAGCATCGAGCCTCCGTTTGGGCACATCGTTTCCCCGGATGGGTACAAAAAATAGGTGACGCGGCGTTCCGTTTTTACCAGAGGGGCGTTCTGGAAGCTGGTATTACCTGGCCTCCTGCTGTGCGGCTTGGCGGCGTGCGCAGCCTCTCGGCAGACCGCCTCTTCGCAGGCCGAATCGCTGGGCGGTGTCCTGCCAGGCTTGGATGAGGTCAGGCAGGCCCGTTTTGCGATGGGCAAGACCAAGTTTGCCAGGCCATTCAGCCCGCAAACGGGTCTGGGCCCTTTGTTCAACGACAATTCGTGCCTGGCCTGTCACGGGGATGGCGCCTCTGGGGGCCACTCCGAGCGCACGGTGTTGTTGGCGGGCGCCATGCTGAATGGTGGACCGAGCCTGCTCGAGCACGTCGGTGGTCCGATGATCCAGGACAAGGTCCTCACCGGCTTCGCGCCCGAACGGGTGCCGGCCGAGGCGACGGCTCTGACCCGACGCATCTCACCACCCGTCTGGGGGCTCGGCCTGATCGAAGCCATTCCGAAGGAGGCCATCCTCGCTCAGATGCGGCCCGACGAAACCAAGCGGGCGTTGGGCATTCGCGGGCTGGCCAACTGGGAAAAGGGGGAGTTGGGGCGGTTCGGCTGGAAGGCCCAGAAGTCCAGTGTGGTGACCTTCACCGAGCAGGCCTTCAGTTGGGAACTGGGGATCTCCACGCCGGGGCGCTTGGAGGAACCGGTGCCCAACGCGCCGCCCCGACAGGTCGCCAAGCCTGATATCTCCCGCGCCGAATTCGAAGATGTGGTGGCCTACCAGCGGTACCTCGGAGCGCCGCCCCGGGGAGAGGTCTCCTGGAAGGCCCAGCGTGGTGAGACGCTGTTTTCCGGGGTCGGGTGCGTCCATTGCCACGTTCCCAGCCACACCACGGGGCCCAATGCCTGGGGCATTCCCACGGGGCTGACGGTCGAACTGTATTCTGACCTGCTGTTACATCAGATGGATGAAGCCTTGGCCGATCACATGGTCCAGGGGGCCGCGACCGGTCAGATGTTTCGCACCCCACCGCTCTGGGGCCTGCGCCTGCGGAAGCGCTTTCTTCACGATGGTCGGACGACGGACCTGGCCGAGGCGGTTGCGCTCCACGGCGGCGAGGCGGCGCAGGTGGTGGCTAACTGGCGTCGCTTGTCGGATGACGAAAAACGAAGTTTGGAGACTTTCCTGCGGACGCTGTAGCAGGCGCTCTTCGGTGAGAGCGCCGTTTTTGGGGACATGCCAGCACCACGCTCAAGCGAGTGGCGTGCGCGTTTCCTTCAGCACCCAGTTGGCGTAAGCGGCAGACACGTGGGTAGGCTCGACCACGAGCAATTCCGGGACCTCGTAGGGATGCGCCTCCTGCAGATGGGTCAGCAAGGCGTCGAGCCGATCATCCGCCGACTTGAACAGCAGCAAGCATTCCTCATCGCTGATCAGTTCGCCCTGCCACCAGTAGGTGCTGGTCACCGGTAGGCGGCTGCAGCAGGCAGCCAAGCGACGTTCCAGTGCTCCACGCGCCAAGTCATCTGCGACGGAACCAGGGCAAGTCGTCAGCAAGACCTTCACGGCGCCTCCCCAGTGAACCAGGTCCGGCTATTCGTCAGACCGTCGCGGAGGCGCCAGCCAGCGCGTAATTCTGAAAGACATAACCCGTGCCGCGGGCCGTCAGGATGAGTTCCGGCGACGAGGGGTCGTCCTCCAATTTGCTGCGCAAGCGGGAAATGTGCACGTCGACGACGCGTGTGTCGCTGTACTGACTGAGTCGATATCCCCACACCTGATGCAAAATTTCGCTGCGGCTGTAAGCGCGGCCCGGATTGGTCGCCAGTAACTCCAACAGATTGAATTCCATCTCGGTGAGTTTGACCTTCTCGCCGGCTTTGAACACCTGCCGCTTGCCGGTGTCGATGGTCAGGCGTTCCACCTGAATCAGCGTTTGCTTGGCCTGGTCCGTCTGGGTCCGACGCAGCACGGCCTTGATCCGGGCTTCCAGTTCCCGCGGACTGAAAGGCTTCACCACGTAATCATCGGCTCCCAGTTCGAGGGCGGCGATGCGGTCGGTGATGTCTCCCTTGGCCGTCAACATGATGATGGGCGTGGTCATGTTTTTGCGGAGTTCGCGGCAGACCTCGAATCCATCCATCTTGGGCATCATCACATCCAGCACAATCAAGCTGGGGTTGTGGGTCGCCGCCTGTTCCAGGGCCTCGACGCCGTCCGCCGCAGTCAGCACCTCGTAACCCGCCAGTTTCAGGCGCGTTTCCACGATCTGACGAATGCTGGCTTCATCGTCGATGACGAGAATTTTTTGCCTGTCCATGTCACACCTTTGGTGGGTTAAAAACCAGCTTCCACACCCAATTCCGGCCCGGCTGAGCGGATGGTGGAATTGCCCTCCCAGCCTCGCCACCGGAGGGCGACGGCCGTGAACGGGATCAAGCTTATCTTGGCCCCGACCGAATAGGGAAGCGCCAAGCTGTTGTTGATCCAGGCTGCGCCCGCTTGAGCCTCGAACGCGAACGGCAGCAGGAAGGGGGCAAAGCGACCTGTCACGGACGCCATGGGGCCCAGGGCCGTCTGAGTGGGGCCGCCGAGCCCAGCAACGCCGACTCCGGGCATGATGGATATCATCGGAATGGGAGACACATTTTTGCGGACTTGCAACGCCAACCAGTGGTCCGGCGTGGTGCTGAGACGCCGCCAGAAATGGCCCGCGACGCCCCAGCCGAACGCGTCTGCCGAGCCCCAGAGCGACCCTGCCAGGCCGTCTGAGGGCGCATGGATGCCGGCCCCAGCCGCGACCGTGACCCCCATCAGGGCATGGGCCGGTTTAACCGGCAGGAGCAGGCTTCCTGCCAGAACCAGGGCGAAGAGACTGGTTCGGGAGGCGCGGCGCGAGCAGATCATCGAGGAACTCCTTTGCGGCAAGGGCCGTGGCAGCTTGGTCTTGTTGGTCGACCGCGAGCGCGGGACCGGTTCGTCCATCGGCAGTCCGGGACCATATGATAGACCCTCGATTTGCGTCCAGCAAGCGCAGGGCCACGACCAGCTCACAGCCGACGACCGGGTCCGCCCGTCGAAAGGCCAGAACCTGTCCCGTGAGCAGGGCATCCACGTGGTGTTGCGCCCCCAGGCGTCTGGCCTGGTGGATGCCGAGGAGCCCCACATCGGGGCCTTGGCCGGCGATCGCCACGACCGCGAAGGGACCGAACGCCTGTCGCAGTTCATCGGCAAACCCCGCGGCCACCCGGGCACCCATCCCCTGAAAGGTGGCATCGGCAAAGTCCACCACGGCCAGTCGGTTCAGCCCCCATTGACTCACGCGCGTGTTGGCGTGGGGGTGAAAGGGCAGGACGCGCAGCCACCAGCAGCCGCTCAAGAGCAGTGGCAGCGCCACTGCGCAGGCGGCCCGAAAGCCCGTGCGACCCAGGAACCCAGAGCCTCGTGAGGTGATCATCCTCGCCCTCTTCCCGTCACGTGCGCCGGATCACCTCGATCGGATCAAGGCGTATCGCTCGCCAGGCCGGCATGAGGCTGGCCACCGGACTGAGCGCCAGCGTGGCGAGGCCGACCAGCAGAAAGTCTCGCGGCTGCATATCGACCGGCAGGCGGGAGAGAAAATAAACTTCCCCCGCCAATTTGAGGGGAAACCAGTGAAGCAGGGTGGAAAGCAGCACGCCTCCCAACGAACCGAGCATGACGCCCGTGGCGCTGATCAGGGTGCCGAGCAGCACAAACAGGCGCCCCGTGTCCCTGGCAGGGGTGCCTAGCGCTCTCAGCAGGGCGATTTCCCGGTTTTTTTCGATCACCCACATGGCCATCGTACTGCCGATTCCCATCATGGCGACGAGCACGATGAACAGGATCACGATAAAGATCACCACCCGCTCCAGGAACATGGCATCCAGCAGGGGGCGATTCTGGTCCATCCAGGGGCTCGCTGCCAGTTGGGTTTTCCGGGTCACATCAGACGCCACGGCTTTCGCGGCGAACGCGTCGTCCAGGGTCAGGCCGAGGCCCGAGACGGTTGGTCCAAAGCCCAGGGCCCGACGCGCGACGTCGAGTTTCAGGAAGGCGATGTGGGCGTCGAACTCATACAGGCCACTCTCGAAGAGACCCACCACGGTCAGGGGATGTCGTTTCCCCACGCCGGTGAGCAGGTCAACCCGGTCCCCCAGGGTCAAGCCCAGCTTGCGCGCCACCGCGGTGCCCAGCACCACCCCCGGTCCCATCGTCTGGATGCCCAGGTCACCCTGGACCATGTAGCGACGCCAGGCTGGGTGGCGGGCCTCCTGAACCGGGTCGACCCCGCGCACCAGAACGCCCACCGTGCGATGGGCCTCGGTCGTCATCAATCCCTGCCCCTGCACGAAAGGGGACACGGCCCGCACGCCGGGGATCGCGCGCAGGCGCTCGGCTTCCTTCTCGTAGGCAGGCAGCCGTCCCCCCAGTGGCTCATACACCGAGACGTGCGGGGCTGTGCCCAGCAGGCGTTCGACCAGGTCCTTTTCAAAACCGTTGGTCAGGGACAGGGCGGTCGTGAGAATGGCGACACCCAGGCTGACCGAAGCCACCAGCAAGGTGCTTTGCCAGGGACGGGAGCGCAGTTGGCGAAGCGCCAGAAACAGGAGGTAGCCCACGCGATGACCGTCCCTCGGAATCAGTAGCGTTCCAGGCGAATCGGCAGTTTGCGGGCCGGGTCTCCCATGTGAACGGTGTCAATGAAGCGCACGAAGCGGGTCGAGGCGCCCATCACGATCGAGTAGGTCCGGGCACCGGCCCCGAAGAAGCGCACGCCTTTGAGGATCTCGCCATCGGTGATGCCGGTGGCGGCAAACAGAATTTCCTGACCCGGCGCCAGGTCTTGGGTGGTGTAGACCTTGTCCAGGTCGATGCCCATCGCCCGCGCCCGTTCCGCCTCGTGTTCGTTGCGCGGCCGGATGATGGCCTGGATCTCCCCCCCCAGGCAGCGCATGGCTGCGGCGGTCAACACGCCCTCCGGGGCTCCTCCGATGCCCATGACGGCGTGAACACCCGAGCCGGCGATCGCCGCAGCCAGGCCACCCGTCACATCACCATCGCCGATCAACCGGATGCGCGCGCCGGCGTCCCTCACCTGCGACATCAACTCGGCGTGCCGTGGCCGATCCAGAATGACCACCGTGAGGTCGGAAATTTCCCGGTTGAGGGACATCGCGATGATGGCCAGATTCGATTTCACAGGCGCCGTGATGTCCACCTTGCCGGCCGCCGAGGGGCCGACGATCAGCTTCTCCATGTACGTGTCAGGGGCGTGCAGCAGGCCCCCCGCCTCCGCCATGGCCATCACGGCGATGGAGTTGTTGGCACCGGTGGCCACCAGGTTGGTGCCTTCCAGCGGATCCACCGCGATGTCGACCTTGAAGGCGCCTTCGCCCGCACGGCCCACCTTTTCGCCGATGTACAGCATCGGGGCCTCGTCGCGTTCGCCTTCGCCAATCACGATGGTGCCGTCGATGTCGAGGTTGTTGAAGGCCAGCCGCATGGCCTCGACGGCCTCATGGTCCGCACCGTCGCGGTCGCCGCGGCCCATCAGGCGGCTGGCTCCGAGAGCCGCTGCCTCCACCACCTGCACCACGTCCAGGGCCAGGGCACGCTCCATGCCCACGTTGACCGTGCTTTGTTTGTTGCTCGACACAGAAGGGTTGGGCATCGCGTTTCGGCTCCTTGACCGTGCATCAGCCGCGCCATTGCGGCAGAGGGATCCACCTGACAGGCGCGAGAGGGGGCTGGCCGTTCACGCGGGGGCGTTTGCACGCACGATTCAGGGTATCGGACGGAGGTCCAGGCCTGCAGGGGGTTCGGGTGACGCCTGGCCCAGCAGCACGGGGATGCGTTCGATCACGTCTGTCGCCAACAAGCTTACCATGCCCGCGTCTCGGGCGAGGTCGGCTGCTCGCCCGTGCATCCAGGCGGCGGTGGCGGCGGCCTCGAACGGCTCCAGCCCGCGGCCCAGCAGGCCTCCGAGCAGGCCTGCCAACACATCGCCGCTGCCCGCCGTGGCCAGCAGGGGAGAGCCGGTGGCGTTGATGCTGTAACTACCGTCCGGACGGGCAATGACCGTGCGCGCGCCTTTGAGCAGCACCACTGCGCGCTGCCGACGGGCGGTCTCCAGGGCCAGGCGCAGCCGGTTTTTCTGGACCTCGTCGGCGCGGGCGCCCGCCATGCGGGCCAGCTCGCCGGGGTGAGGGGTCAGCACCACCGGGGCCTGGCGATGCGGCAGGACCTCCTCACCTCGCGGCAGGGCGTCTGCGTCCAGCACCACGGGACCCTCATATTCACGCAGCAGCGTATGTACCAGTTCCTTGACCCGGTTGGACTGGCCCAGCCCGGGCCCGATCACCACCGCCCGACAGCGCTTGAGCTGGGGCTCCAGGACGGCCACGGCTTCAGGCCCCAGGCTGGCGTCCAGTTCCGGCAGGGGCAGGACGATCGCCTCGGGCAACCCGGTGGCCACGGCATCGCGCTGGCCGGCCGGAACCCCCACGTAGGCCAGGCCAATGCCCGCCCTGGCGGCCGCTTTGGCGGCCAGCACGGCGGCCCCCGTCATCGTCTTGGAACCAGCGATGACCAGCACGGTGCCCATGTTGCCCTTGTGCGCATCCGGATCCGGTCGTGGCAAGGGCACGGGCAGGTTCAGGCGTCCAGGAATCTGCTCCGCCATGGTGGGCGGAAAGCCGATGTCCGCCAGCCACAGCTGGCCGATGCGCAGCAGGGCCTGGTCGGTCATCAGCCCGGTTTTCAGCAAGCCCAGGGTGATCGTGTGGGTCGCCCGAACGCAAGCCCCCAGGGTCTCCCCGCTGTCGGCATTCAAGCCACTGGGAACGTCCACGGAAATCACGGCTCGCCAGGGGCTGCGGTTGATCCAGTCGATCGCCAGGGTGGCGTCACTTTTGAGCGTGCGGTTCAGGCCGATGCCGAAAAGGGCATCCACCAGGACCCATTCCGGCCCGAACGTTTCGGCCCCGGCAAAGGAGCGCGCCTGCAAGCCTCGACGCGCCAGCCAGGCCATCTGGCGGGTCGCCAGCTCGCCGAGGGAACTGCCCACGGTCATGACCCGCACCTGGCGACCACGGTCGAGCAGCACGCGGGCCACCGCGAGCCCGTCCGCGCCATTGTTGCCCGTTCCTGCGAGCACCAGCACGGGCGAGTGGGGGAATTGGCGATCGATGAAATTGGCGATGCTCAGCGCGGCGCGCTCCATCAACGCCAGGGCTGGGAATCCCCACTCGTCGATGAGTTTGCGCTCCAGAGTTTGAATCTGTTCAACCGTGCCAATGGCGGGCACGAGCTCGGATGCCATGGTCGAAGCCCCTGAGGGAACGGGTCATGACCGGTATAGCACGCTGAGAAGCGCCCCGCCGTGCTAGATGCCACGGCGGAGCCGGCTAGCCGAGATCGAACGTCCCGGCCTGGCCCGTCAGTTCGTGGGAGCAGGTCCTCCCGCGGCAGAGCCTGTTCCGGAGACGCTGGAGCTCAGGAACCTTTGCGCCGGCGGGTCAGACGCCAGCCGACAAACCCAGCGCCGAACAGCGCAAAGGCCAGGCCGTCGTCGCTGCTGCCCTGGCTGCTCCGCACCGGGTTCCCGAAACAGCCAAATCCGCCCGAACCGGACGATTTGGCCGAGCCAGCGGGTCTGGCGGGCCCCAGCGTGCCCATGCCCACACCGGGCGCCCCGATGTCGCTGCCGGCGGCTGCCGCGTCCGCGCGGATGGCCGCGTTCATCTTTCCGAGGATCGATTGCACCTGGGGCATCACGTTGCTGATCAGCGCGGCCGCCCCGACGGTCGAGAATTGCTCCACGCGCAAGGCCGCCGGCATGGGCGCGGGCGAGGACAGGGGCGTGTTGCCGCGCAAGAAGCCGCCCTGCACGATGAACTTGAGCCCATTTTTCAAGGTCAGTTCGACGGGGGCCGTCATTGGATTGTATGCCTTGCTGCAAAGACGCGT
This genomic interval from Candidatus Sericytochromatia bacterium contains the following:
- a CDS encoding S8 family peptidase, with translation MRRAICISLGSSWLLSGCGNHPIATSPHAASAPIRTISTSAASAPRYANRLVIRYKASASSSAIRSLHQRFSLTSQREIGTLALGVLALPSQLTAEAAIGKLQGHPAVDFVEPDYLYSLPNRPATRRAASIRRSLSAVGASALSPFGDLWGLGKISLPAVWNAHSGHPAVTVAVIDTGVDAMHPDLAGTIVPGTSLIGGSTGPQDDHGHGTHVAGVIAANRMDGRGVYGVAPACRIMPVKVLNHEGKGDTGDIVAGLIWAVNHGAKVVNMSLGGTGGSRALMEAVRYAQSKDVLVVAAMGNEGENAQEYPAGYPGVMAVGATDDADRLADFSNYGSWISVAAPGVAILSTLPTQTVSVNRNEGKSRNQDLMDGTSMAAPFVAGLAALVRSAYPQLTAPQVKVRIERSADDLGAKGFDERFGWGRINAQKALAP
- a CDS encoding HAMP domain-containing protein, which translates into the protein MRVRMKIAHKLGGTFAALTLVIVALVTVIVSVVVANKLKAEAFKRLNNDLDVTLHTFAYFSNDALKTASMLAENPTLVTDLSQRESARVALVSHHLHGLAQDSIVSVYDREGRVLYDGGDVATLHNPRRHPAALGLALAGEPSKGVCVLPTGALAIEATVPVVRGQTIVGAVRVGTKLDNRFVDQLKGITGIEVGIAEGVEVGIAEGNSLKARWLAQTIELSPGQRVQGEVPTDLVREARQQAEPVRRTVVIGGKEFLAAMAPLYGPLGDFVGTLFVAEPSTPLLQAVQDTVGMIVATALSLGLLGALAVKSLAKAITEPIRQLAQQSHDIAKGHLDRRVEISSGDELEQLSHSFNKMCDALVEMQFRDQNANPLTKLPGNLMIESEVNRRIGAGEGLAVLYLDLDHFKAFNDKYGFEQGDRVLRLTADILKSICGENAPHNATFTGHIGGDDFIVVCRLERAEELCQLVCSEFDRRIKELYPTEDRDRGYIVSVDRQGKRQQFPLCSVSIAWVDNEARAIADFLELSSLAADVKKYAKSLAGSSYARDRRGDRDAAFLKDW
- a CDS encoding cupin domain-containing protein — protein: MADTSVTKVCAAYSPRGEHGQKYLASGVGIAMRLWEQEQAGFEKPYSRRDYETVGYVLAGEAELEVEGQHLHLSPGDSWVVPRGALHRYRILENFSAVEATHPPAHLHARDQA
- a CDS encoding di-heme oxidoredictase family protein; translated protein: MDEVRQARFAMGKTKFARPFSPQTGLGPLFNDNSCLACHGDGASGGHSERTVLLAGAMLNGGPSLLEHVGGPMIQDKVLTGFAPERVPAEATALTRRISPPVWGLGLIEAIPKEAILAQMRPDETKRALGIRGLANWEKGELGRFGWKAQKSSVVTFTEQAFSWELGISTPGRLEEPVPNAPPRQVAKPDISRAEFEDVVAYQRYLGAPPRGEVSWKAQRGETLFSGVGCVHCHVPSHTTGPNAWGIPTGLTVELYSDLLLHQMDEALADHMVQGAATGQMFRTPPLWGLRLRKRFLHDGRTTDLAEAVALHGGEAAQVVANWRRLSDDEKRSLETFLRTL
- the cutA gene encoding divalent-cation tolerance protein CutA — translated: MKVLLTTCPGSVADDLARGALERRLAACCSRLPVTSTYWWQGELISDEECLLLFKSADDRLDALLTHLQEAHPYEVPELLVVEPTHVSAAYANWVLKETRTPLA
- a CDS encoding response regulator, whose amino-acid sequence is MDRQKILVIDDEASIRQIVETRLKLAGYEVLTAADGVEALEQAATHNPSLIVLDVMMPKMDGFEVCRELRKNMTTPIIMLTAKGDITDRIAALELGADDYVVKPFSPRELEARIKAVLRRTQTDQAKQTLIQVERLTIDTGKRQVFKAGEKVKLTEMEFNLLELLATNPGRAYSRSEILHQVWGYRLSQYSDTRVVDVHISRLRSKLEDDPSSPELILTARGTGYVFQNYALAGASATV
- a CDS encoding ABC transporter permease → MGYLLFLALRQLRSRPWQSTLLVASVSLGVAILTTALSLTNGFEKDLVERLLGTAPHVSVYEPLGGRLPAYEKEAERLRAIPGVRAVSPFVQGQGLMTTEAHRTVGVLVRGVDPVQEARHPAWRRYMVQGDLGIQTMGPGVVLGTAVARKLGLTLGDRVDLLTGVGKRHPLTVVGLFESGLYEFDAHIAFLKLDVARRALGFGPTVSGLGLTLDDAFAAKAVASDVTRKTQLAASPWMDQNRPLLDAMFLERVVIFIVILFIVLVAMMGIGSTMAMWVIEKNREIALLRALGTPARDTGRLFVLLGTLISATGVMLGSLGGVLLSTLLHWFPLKLAGEVYFLSRLPVDMQPRDFLLVGLATLALSPVASLMPAWRAIRLDPIEVIRRT
- the glpX gene encoding class II fructose-bisphosphatase — its product is MGMERALALDVVQVVEAAALGASRLMGRGDRDGADHEAVEAMRLAFNNLDIDGTIVIGEGERDEAPMLYIGEKVGRAGEGAFKVDIAVDPLEGTNLVATGANNSIAVMAMAEAGGLLHAPDTYMEKLIVGPSAAGKVDITAPVKSNLAIIAMSLNREISDLTVVILDRPRHAELMSQVRDAGARIRLIGDGDVTGGLAAAIAGSGVHAVMGIGGAPEGVLTAAAMRCLGGEIQAIIRPRNEHEAERARAMGIDLDKVYTTQDLAPGQEILFAATGITDGEILKGVRFFGAGARTYSIVMGASTRFVRFIDTVHMGDPARKLPIRLERY
- a CDS encoding NAD(P)H-hydrate dehydratase, producing MASELVPAIGTVEQIQTLERKLIDEWGFPALALMERAALSIANFIDRQFPHSPVLVLAGTGNNGADGLAVARVLLDRGRQVRVMTVGSSLGELATRQMAWLARRGLQARSFAGAETFGPEWVLVDALFGIGLNRTLKSDATLAIDWINRSPWRAVISVDVPSGLNADSGETLGACVRATHTITLGLLKTGLMTDQALLRIGQLWLADIGFPPTMAEQIPGRLNLPVPLPRPDPDAHKGNMGTVLVIAGSKTMTGAAVLAAKAAARAGIGLAYVGVPAGQRDAVATGLPEAIVLPLPELDASLGPEAVAVLEPQLKRCRAVVIGPGLGQSNRVKELVHTLLREYEGPVVLDADALPRGEEVLPHRQAPVVLTPHPGELARMAGARADEVQKNRLRLALETARRQRAVVLLKGARTVIARPDGSYSINATGSPLLATAGSGDVLAGLLGGLLGRGLEPFEAAATAAWMHGRAADLARDAGMVSLLATDVIERIPVLLGQASPEPPAGLDLRPIP